A window of the Tursiops truncatus isolate mTurTru1 chromosome 14, mTurTru1.mat.Y, whole genome shotgun sequence genome harbors these coding sequences:
- the CCT4 gene encoding T-complex protein 1 subunit delta, whose protein sequence is MPENIVTRSGPPAGAAAGRGKSAYQDRDKPAQIRFSNISAAKAVADAIRTSLGPKGMDKMIQDGKGDVTITNDGATILKQMQVLHPAARMLVELSKAQDIEAGDGTTSVVIIAGSLLDSCTKLLQKGIHPTIISESFQKALEKGIEILTDMSRPVELSDRETLLNSAATSLNSKVVSQYSSLLSPMTVNAVMKVIDPATATSVDLRDVKIVKKLGGTIDDCELVEGLVLTQKVANSGITRVEKAKIGLIQFCLSAPKTDMDNQIVVSDYVQMDRVLREERAYILNLVKQIKKTGCNVLLIQKSILRDALSDLALHFLNKMKIMVVKDIEREDIEFICKTIGTKPVAHIDQFTADMLGSAELAEEVSLNGSGKLIKITGCASPGKTVTIVVRGSNKLVIEEAERSIHDALCVIRCLVKKRALIAGGGAPEIELALRLTEYSRTLSGMESYCVRAFADAMEVIPSTLAENAGLNPISTVTELRNRHAQGEKTTGINVRKGGISNILEELVVQPLLVSVSALTLATETVRSILKIDDVVNSR, encoded by the exons ATGCCGGAAAACATAGTCACCCGGAGCGGGCCGCCCGCCGGTGCTGCCGCCGGCCGCGGGAAGAGCGCCTATCAGGACCGCGATAAGCCGGCCCAGATCCGCTTCAGCAACATCTCCGCGGCCAAAG cCGTTGCTGATGCTATTAGAACAAGCCTTGGACCGAAAGGAATGGATAAAATG ATTCAAGATGGAAAAGGTGATGTGACCATTACAAATGATGGTGCCACCATTCTGAAACAAATGCAGGTGTTACATCCAGCAGCCAGAATG CTGGTGGAGCTATCTAAGGCTCAGGATATAGAAGCAGGAGATGGCACGACGTCAGTGGTCATTATTGCTGGCTCTCTCTTAGATTCCTGTACCAAGCTTCTTCAGAAAG GGATTCATCCCACCATCATTTCTGAGTCATTCCAGAAGGCTTTGGAAAAGGGTATTGAAATCTTGACTGACATGTCTCGACCTGTGGAACTGAGTGACAGAGAAACTTTGttaaatagtgcagccacttcATTGAACTCAAAG GTTGTCTCTCAATATTCAAGTCTCCTTTCTCCAATGACTGTAAATGCAGTGATGAAAGTGATTGACCCAGCCACAGCTACTAGTGTAGATCTTAGAGATGTTAAAATAGTTAAGAAACTTGG tggGACAATTGATGACTGTGAGTTGGTGGAAGGTCTGGTTCTTACTCAAAAGGTGGCAAATTCTGGTATAACCAGGGTTGAAAAGGCTAAGATTGGGCTTATTCAGTTCTGCTTATCTGCTCCCAAAACAGAT ATGGACAATCAAATAGTAGTTTCTGACTACGTCCAGATGGACCGAGTACTTCGAGAGGAGAGAGCCTATATTCTAAATTTAGTGaagcaaattaagaaaacaggATGTAATGTTCTTCTCATACAGAAGTCTATTCTAAG AGATGCTCTTAGTGATCTTGCATTACATTTCCTGAACAAAATGAAGATTATGGTGGTTAAGGATATTGAAAGAGAAGATATTGAATTCATTTGTAAG ACTATTGGAACCAAACCAGTTGCTCATATTGACCAGTTCACTGCTGACATGCTGGGATCGGCTGAGTTAGCTGAGGAGGTCAGCTTAAATGGTTCTGGCAAACTGATCAAG ATTACAGGCTGTGCAAGCCCTGGAAAAACAGTTACAATCGTTGTTCGTGGTTCTAACAAATTGGTGATTGAAGAAGCTGAGCGTTCCATTCATGATGCCCTATGTGTTATTCGCTGTTTAGTGAAGAAGAG GGCTCTTATTGCAGGAGGTGGTGCTCCAGAAATAGAACTGGCCCTGCGGTTAACTGAATACTCACGAACATTGAGTGGTATGGAATCCTACTGCGTTCGTGCTTTTGCAGATGCTATGGAGGTCATTCCATCTACACTAGCTGAAAATGCTGGCCTGAATCCCATTTCTACAGTAACAGAACTAAGAAACAGGCATGCccaaggagaaaaaactacaggCATTAATGTCCGAAAG GGTGGTATTTCCAACATACTGGAGGAACTGGTTGTCCAGCCTCTGCTGGTTTCAGTCAGTGCACTGACTCTAGCAACTGAAACTGTCCGGAGCATTCTGAAAATTGATGATGTG gtAAACAGTCGGTAA